One Eriocheir sinensis breed Jianghai 21 unplaced genomic scaffold, ASM2467909v1 Scaffold419, whole genome shotgun sequence DNA segment encodes these proteins:
- the LOC126992205 gene encoding uncharacterized protein LOC126992205, which translates to MEEREAGRAKKKCPANSFPVMLPDVISVLVYLQEADGGVQVLIYGDEGPLRLPRKKIGGDEEGDSITTTTIKARDTSLTALAQSIAAAAAGLPPPPRPPQLLQVTKVFDPLTARHYQHYVFAFPLDAVAWSKVEVGPGLQKTSLEKLRTSSVGAMRWWGWWSALPVECQVRS; encoded by the exons atggaggaaagggaggcgggGAGGGCGAAGAAAAAATGTCCTGCAAATTCTTTCCCTGTGATGCTTCCTGATGTGATCTCCGTGCTCGTGTACCTGCAGGAGGCTGACGGAGGGGTGCAGGTGTTAATATATGGTGATGAGGGGCCGCTGCGACTCCCCAGAAAGAAGAtagggggagatgaagagggggacTCCATCACCACGACTACGATCAAG GCGCGGGACACCTCACTCACAGCCTTGGCCCAGAgcatagcggcggcggcggctggcctccccccgccccccaggCCGCCACAGCTGCTGCAGGTGACCAAGGTGTTCGACCCCCTCACGGCGCGCCATTACCAGCACTATGTCTTTGCCTTCCCCCTCGACGCTGTGGCCTGGAGCAAG GTTGAGGTCGGGCCCGGGCTGCAGAAGACTAGCCTGGAGAAGCTGCGCACATCCTCCGTGGGCGCCATGAGGTGGTGGGGCTGGTGGAGCGCATTGCCTGTAGAGTGCCAG GTGCGCAGCTGA
- the LOC126992209 gene encoding uncharacterized protein LOC126992209, translating to MSLRRPNSICYMSLADAFLTRLRQEAESRSKSAMGKGVALEVVAVEGDRQEFIYGYLTRVYERRQGTFSKPKVFAKQTIYECERSAQCKGNSSGDPTKTRANGCSAYVSFLFEEGATVTACVVRSRLTHNGHDPTNREESRVSRIDLSLRFMIEGRLSAGMRVSEVMGEVAKWNKTQGYSDHHNRRFFPTRQDIQQIALSLRRLQRSLHPSQAPRRKTRQYDTPGKDGATRVLRGELREWCVFHQTRTTAGPSPRPLVVVLQSDAMRDVMVRFGEEVLCIARNYEGLRQYGCAVYVLAVRDGGGGAHPGAYVITSNDEPRTFTKALRELLTHCPLMPRVVLMDQELKGFSEALATLLPETTFLIPWYQVAQSPPHQGHAWLQSQVSDDPHLRRMLLQCLQELRGCSTRDALMEGLAGLGEQGGLEGFTDMLWADWLTCPGLWCDFGRAGVWETKARSVMYERFFLRLPHQLLKGLHSRRKLPDLLRLIAENVTQRKNASEGLLDMSLLLEGSAGEHAGSLLKQGWGELVTWQGEWVAHVPCHTLLETSYRITLPTMECECPCLTLAGPCVHLCLASTLAQLRQGPSLQDERQRLAEEALQQGSYLLEGGMCVVFHSEGVCVTGAGDGACVCTCVSDALGTPCIGALFLGLAGLAGEGDPTHIPDTLPSPPITSLKEEPDPSHLHQPLKPALQQPLKPDPSTIHQPKPAPSSLQQPKTAPSALLQQPLILIQTHTGLPVPQTPETKDADHNPSLDHPVSSKDLIKKLHDWAASKDFRDSEVLQSILRAAHDAVFGSPTHPTLTSSPPRPQASGSRKLRAVVRPVKRRKKEEEEEEEEEGYLWLSPPKVTRSGRTVRSKEEPDFVT from the exons ATGTCCCTAAGACGCCCCAACTCCATCTGCTACATGAGCCTGGCCGATGCCTTCCTGACGCGGCTTCGGCAGGAGGCGGAGAGCAGGTCCAAGAGTGCCATGGGGAAGGGCGTGGcgctggaggtggtggcggtggagggggACAGGCAGGAGTTCATCTACGGCTACCTGACGAGGGTGTACGAGCGGCGGCAGGGCACCTTCAGCAAGCCCAAGGTGTTCGCCAAGCAGACCATCTATGAGTGTGAACGCAGCGCCCAGTGCAAGG GCAACTCCAGCGGGGACCCTACCAAGACGCGGGCCAATGGATGTTCGGCATACGTGTCCTTCCTGTTCGAAGAGGGAGCCACTGTGACTGCTTGTGTCGTGCGATCGCGTCTCACACACAACGGACATGACCCCACCAACAG GGAGGAATCACGCGTCAGCCGCATTGACCTCTCCCTTCGCTTCATGATCGAGGGGCGACTGAGTGCGGGGATGCGGGTCAGCGAGGTCATGGGTGAGGTCGCCAAGTGGAACAAGACTCAGGGTTACAGCGACCACCACAACCGGCGCTTCTTCCCAACACGACAAGACATCCAGCAAATCGCGCTCTCCCTACGGCGTCTCCAGCGATCCCTACACCCCAGTCAAGCCCCCCGGAGGAAGACGAGGCAGTACGACACCCCAGGGAAGGACGGTGCGACTAGGGTGCTGAGGGGGGAGCTGCGGGAGTGGTGTGTGTTCCATCAGACGAGGACAACTGCTGGTCCGTCCCCGCGGCCGCTAGTTGTGGTGTTGCAGAGTGATGCGATGAGGGATGTGATGGTGCGATTCGGGGAGGAGGTGCTGTGTATTGCGAGGAactatgaag ggctgCGTCAGTATGGGTGTGCGGTGTATGTGTTAGCAGTGCGCGACGGGGGGGGCGGCGCGCACCCTGGGGCGTATGTCATCACCAGCAATGATGAGCCGAGAACCTTCACCAAAGCACTACGGGAACTCCTGACACACTGCCCCCTCATGCCCAg agTCGTACTAATGGACCAGGAGCTGAAGGGTTTCTCTGAGGCTCTGGCAACACTGCTTCCGGAGACCACCTTCCTCATCCCTTGGTACCAGGTGGCCCAG tcccccccccatcaGGGACACGCATGGCTGCAGAGTCAGGTGTCCGATGACCCACACCTGCGGAGGATGCTACTTCAGTGCCTGCAGGAGCTGAGGGGCTGCAGCACg AGGGACGCACTGATGGAGGGTCTGGCCGGCCTTGGGGAGCAGGGCGGGCTTGAGGGCTTCACGGACATGCTCTGGGCTGACTGGCTGACGTGTCCCGGCCTGTGGTGTGACTTCGGTAGGGCGGGAGTGTGGGAAACCAAAGCCCGGTCTGTTATGTACGAGAGGTTCTTCTTGAGACTCCCGCACCAGCTCCTGAAGGGACTACACAGCCGGAGGAAGCTGCCCGACCTCCTGAGGCTCATCGCGGAGAACGTGACCCAGCGGAAGAA TGCTTCCGAGGGCCTGCTAGACATGTCCCTGCTACTGGAAGGGTCTGCAGGGGAGCACGCCGGAAGCCTCCTCAAACAGGGATGGGGGGAGCTCGTAACTTGGCAGGGGGAGTGGGTGGCTCACGTCCCCTGCCACACCCTTCTCGAGACCTCCTACCGGATCACCCTGCCAACCATGGAGTGTGAGTGCCCCTGTCTCACCCTGGCGGGACCCTGCGTGCACCTCTGCCTGGCCTCGACCCTGGCGCAGCTCCGGCAGGGCCCCTCGCTACAGGACGAACGGCAGAGGCTGGCAGAGGAGGCGTTGCAGCAAGGGAGTTATCTTCTGGAAGGGGGGATGTGTGTGGTGTTCCAtagcgaaggtgtgtgtgtgacaggggcTGGcgatggtgcgtgtgtgtgtacgtgtgtgtcagACGCCCTTGGGACACCCTGCATTGGCGCCCTGTTCCTTGGCCTGGCAGGGTTGGCAGGGGAAGGAGACCCAACACACATCCCTGACACCCTACCCAGTCCACCTATCACGTCACTCAAGGAAGAACCAGACCCTTCACATCTTCATCAGCCCCTCAAACCAGCCCTTCAACAGCCCCTCAAACCAGACCCTTCAACCATTCACCAGCCCAAACCAGCCCCTTCATCCCTTCAACAGCCCAAAACAGCCCCTTCAGCCCTTCTCCAGCAGCCCCTTATCCTCATACAGACTCACACCGGCCTGCCAGTCCCCCAGACCCCTGAGACCAAGGACGCAGACCACAACCCATCCTTAGACCATCCTGTATCCTCCAAAGACCTCATCAAGAAGCTACATGACTGGGCCGCCTCAAAGGACTTCAGAGACTCGGAGGTCCTTCAAAGCATCCTACGGGCGGCCCATGATGCTGTTTTTGGAAGTCCTACGCATCCTACActgacctcctcccctcctagaCCACAAGCCTCAGGGAGTAGGAAGTTGAGGGCAGTGGTGAGGCctgtcaagaggaggaagaaggaggaggaggaagaggaagaggaggaggggtatctGTGGTTGTCTCCTCCTAAAGTGACTAGGAGTGGACGGACTGTGAGAAGCAAGGAGGAGCCAGACTTTGTgacctga